A region of Lichenibacterium dinghuense DNA encodes the following proteins:
- a CDS encoding sugar ABC transporter ATP-binding protein, with translation MSSVLRFAPPRDDVSALPAPLLELRGVSKIFPGVKVLDGVDLTLRPGRVTALVGENGAGKSTLVKILTGIYRPDGGEIRVKGAPVAFATPQDAEAARITAIHQETVLFDELTVAENIYLGHAPKTRLGFVDWPALRARSAALLNGIDAPIRPSTRLKDLSIAQRHLVAIARALSVDSEVVIMDEPTAALSHKEVDDLYRVVDRLKGQGKAILFISHKFEELYRIADDYAVFRDGRTVGSGRLADIDHAGLVKLMVGRSVDKVFPKAPAVIGAPVLEVDGYSHPTEFDAISFSLRRGEILGLYGLVGAGRSELCQSLFGVTAPASGVVKVEGREVRVRSTADAVRAGIVYVPEERGRHGAVLSMPIFENATMGCLGAVSRRGFIRSAEEFKLARHYAERFDLRAASLSQSVGTLSGGNQQKVVIGKWLATKPKVIILDEPTKGIDIGSKSAVHAFMSELAGQGLAVLMVSSELPEILGMADRVMVMREGRMAGLFERAGLTPEILVGAATGNATRSGVAGVAGTLR, from the coding sequence TTGTCCTCCGTCCTCCGGTTCGCCCCGCCGCGCGACGACGTTTCCGCGCTCCCCGCGCCGCTGCTCGAGCTCCGCGGCGTGTCCAAGATCTTCCCCGGCGTGAAGGTGCTCGACGGCGTCGACCTGACCCTGCGGCCCGGTCGCGTCACCGCGCTGGTGGGCGAGAACGGCGCCGGCAAGTCGACGCTGGTGAAGATCCTCACCGGCATCTACCGGCCGGACGGCGGCGAGATCCGTGTCAAGGGGGCGCCGGTCGCCTTCGCGACGCCGCAGGACGCCGAAGCCGCCCGCATCACCGCCATTCACCAGGAAACCGTGCTGTTCGACGAGCTCACGGTGGCGGAGAACATCTATCTCGGCCACGCGCCGAAGACCCGCCTCGGCTTCGTCGACTGGCCTGCCCTGCGGGCCCGCTCCGCCGCGCTGCTCAACGGCATCGATGCGCCGATCCGGCCCTCGACGCGGCTGAAGGACCTGTCGATCGCGCAGCGCCACCTCGTGGCCATCGCACGCGCCCTGTCGGTCGACAGCGAGGTCGTCATCATGGACGAGCCGACCGCGGCCCTGTCGCACAAGGAGGTCGACGACTTGTACCGCGTGGTCGACCGCCTGAAAGGCCAGGGCAAGGCGATCCTGTTCATCAGCCACAAGTTCGAGGAGTTGTACCGCATCGCCGACGACTACGCGGTGTTCCGCGACGGCCGCACGGTGGGCTCCGGCCGCTTGGCCGACATCGACCACGCCGGCCTCGTGAAGCTCATGGTCGGCCGCAGCGTCGACAAAGTGTTCCCCAAAGCGCCCGCCGTGATCGGGGCGCCCGTGCTCGAGGTGGACGGCTATTCCCACCCGACCGAGTTCGACGCGATCTCCTTCTCGCTGCGCCGCGGTGAGATCCTGGGCCTCTACGGGCTCGTGGGCGCCGGCCGTTCCGAGCTGTGCCAGTCGCTGTTCGGCGTCACCGCTCCCGCGTCAGGCGTGGTCAAGGTCGAGGGTCGGGAGGTCCGCGTCCGCTCGACCGCGGACGCCGTCCGGGCCGGCATCGTCTACGTGCCGGAGGAGCGCGGCCGCCATGGCGCGGTGCTGTCCATGCCGATCTTCGAGAACGCCACCATGGGCTGCCTCGGCGCCGTGTCGCGCCGCGGCTTCATCCGCTCGGCCGAGGAGTTCAAGCTCGCCCGCCATTACGCCGAGCGGTTCGACCTGCGCGCCGCGTCCCTGTCCCAGTCCGTCGGCACGCTGTCGGGCGGCAACCAGCAGAAGGTCGTGATCGGCAAGTGGCTCGCCACCAAGCCGAAAGTCATCATCCTCGACGAGCCCACGAAGGGTATCGACATCGGCTCGAAGTCCGCCGTCCACGCCTTCATGAGCGAGCTCGCCGGCCAGGGCCTCGCCGTGCTGATGGTGTCGTCCGAGCTGCCCGAGATCCTCGGCATGGCGGACCGGGTGATGGTGATGCGGGAGGGCCGCATGGCGGGCCTGTTCGAGCGCGCGGGGCTCACCCCCGAGATCCTGGTCGGCGCCGCCACGGGCAACGCGACCCGCTCCGGCGTTGCCGGCGTGGCCGGGACGCTCCGTTGA
- a CDS encoding SDR family oxidoreductase: protein MSRVALVVGAGGIIGKALLEEIARAPDWRGFALSRQGGDVSVDLTDASATRNKLAAAQETTHLFYAAYKPGGGLLEEDEVNSAMLRNLLDGLEAVGAPLQRVVLYQGAKVYGVHLGPVPSPFYEDENPRPVGPNFYFSQERELRRRAGAGGPAWAILRPDVVLGDAAGNAMNIATVIGAYAAITKADGAAFRFPGSVEVYDRCLAQFTDAHALARASLWAATAEAAKGEAFNYVHAPFRWRRVWSAVARYYGLDTGEPIPFSLAAHMPALEPVWRRIAGRLVEPDFARAVRWDFGDFVFGSAFDVLSDMTKIHRAGFAETVDPAQALVSAIDRQIAARVLPAL, encoded by the coding sequence ATGAGCCGGGTCGCTCTCGTGGTAGGCGCGGGCGGCATCATCGGCAAGGCGCTGCTCGAAGAAATCGCGCGCGCGCCGGATTGGCGGGGCTTCGCCCTGTCGCGCCAGGGCGGCGACGTTTCTGTCGATCTGACCGATGCTTCCGCGACGCGGAACAAGCTCGCGGCGGCGCAGGAAACAACCCATCTCTTCTATGCGGCCTACAAGCCGGGCGGCGGGTTGCTCGAAGAGGATGAGGTCAACTCCGCCATGTTGCGCAATCTGCTCGACGGTCTCGAAGCTGTCGGCGCGCCGTTGCAGCGTGTGGTGCTCTATCAGGGAGCCAAGGTATACGGCGTCCACCTCGGCCCCGTCCCGTCGCCCTTTTACGAGGACGAGAACCCCCGCCCGGTCGGCCCCAACTTCTATTTCAGCCAGGAACGGGAGCTGCGCCGCCGCGCTGGCGCGGGTGGGCCGGCCTGGGCCATCCTCCGGCCCGACGTCGTGCTCGGCGACGCCGCGGGCAATGCCATGAACATCGCCACCGTGATCGGCGCCTACGCGGCCATCACCAAGGCCGATGGTGCGGCGTTCCGCTTTCCCGGCTCCGTCGAGGTGTACGACCGCTGTCTCGCCCAGTTCACGGACGCGCATGCGCTCGCCCGCGCCAGCTTGTGGGCGGCGACGGCCGAGGCCGCGAAGGGGGAGGCCTTCAATTACGTTCACGCGCCCTTTCGCTGGCGCAGGGTGTGGAGCGCGGTGGCACGCTATTACGGCCTGGACACGGGCGAGCCGATCCCCTTCTCGCTCGCCGCCCACATGCCAGCTCTCGAGCCGGTCTGGCGGCGCATCGCGGGACGACTGGTCGAACCCGACTTCGCCAGGGCGGTTCGCTGGGACTTCGGCGATTTCGTTTTCGGCTCGGCCTTCGACGTCCTGTCCGACATGACGAAGATCCACCGGGCCGGCTTTGCCGAGACTGTCGATCCGGCGCAGGCGTTGGTGAGCGCCATCGACAGGCAGATCGCGGCGCGAGTCCTGCCCGCTCTCTGA
- a CDS encoding SDR family oxidoreductase, whose protein sequence is MVDDLYAMQDPRKQYPGPPEKSEIQPAPATQQEMSEKPDCGETSYKGSGRLAGRKALLTGADSGIGRAAAIAFAREGADVAIGYLPAEQEDAEEVAQLVRAAGRKAVLLPGDISQEDVCLKLVKDAVAELGSLDILVNNAGKMGKTEGLLDTTTERFDALMKTNIYSFFWITKAAVPHMKPGASIINTTSVQGYDPTPTIFDYAMTKAAIANFTKGLSQPLMEEHGIRINAVAPGPIWTPLQEADGSKKKLETLGGKTPFKRPGQPVELAPVYVLLASQEGSYITGEIYGVTGGMGSVA, encoded by the coding sequence ATGGTCGACGACCTTTACGCCATGCAGGACCCTCGCAAGCAGTATCCGGGACCGCCCGAGAAAAGTGAGATCCAGCCCGCGCCTGCCACCCAGCAGGAGATGAGCGAGAAACCGGACTGCGGCGAAACTTCATACAAGGGGTCCGGTCGCCTCGCCGGGCGCAAGGCCCTGCTGACGGGCGCCGACTCGGGCATCGGCCGCGCGGCCGCCATCGCGTTCGCGCGCGAAGGTGCCGACGTCGCGATCGGCTATCTGCCGGCCGAGCAGGAGGACGCCGAGGAGGTCGCGCAGCTGGTCCGCGCCGCCGGACGGAAGGCCGTGCTGCTGCCGGGCGACATCTCGCAGGAGGACGTCTGCCTGAAGCTGGTGAAGGATGCCGTGGCGGAACTCGGCAGCCTCGACATCCTGGTCAACAACGCCGGCAAGATGGGCAAGACCGAAGGATTGCTCGACACGACCACGGAGCGCTTCGACGCGCTGATGAAGACGAACATCTATTCGTTCTTCTGGATTACCAAGGCGGCCGTGCCGCACATGAAGCCGGGCGCCTCCATCATCAACACGACGAGCGTGCAGGGCTACGACCCGACGCCGACGATCTTCGACTACGCGATGACGAAAGCCGCGATCGCAAACTTCACCAAGGGACTGAGCCAGCCGCTCATGGAGGAACACGGCATCCGCATCAACGCCGTCGCTCCTGGCCCGATCTGGACGCCGCTGCAGGAAGCCGACGGGAGCAAGAAGAAGCTGGAAACGCTCGGCGGCAAGACGCCATTCAAGCGCCCCGGCCAACCCGTCGAACTCGCCCCGGTCTACGTCCTGCTCGCTTCGCAAGAGGGCAGTTATATCACCGGTGAGATCTACGGCGTGACGGGCGGCATGGGCAGTGTGGCCTGA
- a CDS encoding ABC transporter permease translates to MAPPRPAGGVDLRAAFARRELLLVAAIAVLLAAVAARFPSFVSPASLGGVFNDTSILIVMALGQAAVILTRSVDLSVAANVALTGMAVALVDAHHPGVPLALLVMMAFGLGLALGAVNGTLVWLLGIPPIVVTLGTLTIFRGLAFVLSGGAWINSFQFTPTFLAVPRAEVLGMPVLSWTALAAIALAVVVFGRTGVGRSWYAVGGNPTAAVYAGIDAGRARFLAFCFSGALSGLCGYLWIARYAVAYVDVASGFELDVIASCVIGGVSIAGGIGSVGGAVLGALFLGTIKNALPVVNVSPFAQMAISGAIIIAAVALNTRAERRRGRIILRPDAARLPATRAAE, encoded by the coding sequence GTGGCCCCGCCCCGCCCGGCCGGGGGCGTCGACCTCCGGGCCGCCTTCGCCCGCCGCGAGCTGCTGCTCGTCGCAGCCATCGCCGTCCTGCTCGCCGCAGTGGCGGCCCGCTTTCCGTCCTTCGTGTCGCCCGCGAGCCTCGGCGGCGTGTTCAACGACACGTCCATCCTGATCGTCATGGCGCTGGGCCAGGCCGCCGTGATCCTGACGCGCTCGGTCGACCTGTCGGTGGCCGCCAACGTGGCGCTGACCGGGATGGCGGTGGCGCTGGTCGATGCCCACCACCCTGGCGTGCCGCTCGCCCTGCTGGTGATGATGGCGTTCGGCCTCGGCTTGGCTCTCGGCGCCGTCAACGGCACGCTGGTGTGGCTGCTCGGCATCCCGCCCATCGTGGTGACGCTCGGCACGCTGACGATCTTCCGCGGCCTCGCCTTCGTCCTGTCGGGCGGCGCCTGGATCAATAGCTTCCAGTTCACCCCGACGTTCCTGGCCGTGCCGCGGGCGGAGGTGCTCGGCATGCCGGTGCTAAGCTGGACCGCGTTGGCGGCCATCGCGCTCGCCGTCGTGGTGTTCGGCCGGACCGGGGTCGGGCGGAGCTGGTACGCGGTCGGCGGCAACCCGACGGCCGCCGTCTACGCCGGCATCGACGCCGGCCGGGCGCGCTTCCTCGCCTTCTGCTTCTCGGGAGCGCTGTCGGGCCTGTGCGGCTACCTGTGGATCGCCCGCTACGCGGTGGCCTACGTCGACGTCGCGTCGGGCTTCGAGCTCGACGTCATCGCCTCCTGCGTGATCGGCGGCGTGTCGATCGCGGGCGGCATCGGCTCGGTGGGCGGCGCGGTCCTGGGCGCCCTCTTCCTCGGCACGATCAAGAACGCCCTGCCGGTCGTGAACGTGTCGCCCTTCGCCCAGATGGCGATCTCGGGCGCGATCATCATCGCCGCCGTGGCGCTGAACACCCGCGCCGAGCGCCGGCGCGGCCGGATCATCCTTCGTCCGGACGCCGCGCGGCTCCCGGCCACGCGCGCGGCGGAGTGA
- a CDS encoding IS630 family transposase (programmed frameshift) → MPRALSVDLRERVLAAVEAGSSCRQAAERFGVGIATAIRWQARFRAEGVVAAKPMGGDQRSRNIEAHAEMILQACEAEPQAYLRELRESLREKGVSTSTSGLHRFFVRHKISRKGDLHAAEQSRSDVMKAREDWFEGQLDVDPERVVFLDETAAATNMTRRHGRARRGERCRIAVPHGHYKTTTVTAALRGSGPFAIELMDGATNGARFLAYVTDVLIPALKPGDTVVMDNLSAHKVKGVRETIETAGARLLYLPAYSPDFNPIENAFAKLKALLRTAAARTVTDLRVAIREAFTRFTPDECRNYLAAAGYDAYDPT, encoded by the exons ATGCCAAGAGCCCTGTCTGTGGACCTACGCGAGCGTGTTCTGGCCGCTGTCGAGGCGGGCTCCTCCTGCCGCCAGGCGGCCGAGCGTTTCGGTGTCGGGATCGCGACGGCGATCCGCTGGCAAGCCCGCTTCCGGGCCGAGGGCGTGGTCGCGGCCAAGCCGATGGGCGGAGACCAGCGCTCCCGCAACATCGAGGCCCACGCGGAGATGATCCTGCAGGCGTGCGAGGCGGAGCCGCAGGCGTACCTGCGCGAGCTGCGTGAAAGCTTGCGCGAGAAGGGTGTCAGCACGAGCACGAGCGGGCTGCACCGCTTCTTCGTGCGCCACAAGATCAGCCGTAAAG GGGATCTGCACGCCGCCGAGCAAAGCCGTTCCGACGTGATGAAGGCGCGCGAGGACTGGTTCGAGGGTCAACTCGACGTGGACCCCGAGCGGGTCGTCTTTCTCGATGAGACAGCGGCGGCCACCAACATGACCCGCCGCCATGGCCGGGCGAGGCGTGGCGAGCGCTGCCGCATCGCGGTGCCGCACGGGCACTACAAGACCACCACGGTCACGGCGGCCCTGCGGGGAAGCGGTCCCTTTGCGATCGAACTGATGGACGGCGCCACAAACGGGGCGCGGTTTCTGGCCTACGTCACCGACGTCCTCATCCCGGCCCTCAAGCCCGGCGACACGGTCGTGATGGACAACCTGAGCGCTCACAAGGTGAAAGGCGTGCGGGAGACTATCGAAACAGCGGGGGCTCGCTTGCTCTACCTTCCGGCATACAGCCCTGACTTCAATCCTATCGAGAACGCCTTCGCCAAGCTGAAGGCCTTGCTTCGCACAGCGGCGGCCCGCACCGTCACGGATCTGCGCGTCGCCATCCGGGAAGCCTTTACCCGCTTCACTCCTGACGAGTGCCGTAACTACCTCGCCGCGGCTGGCTACGATGCCTACGACCCAACCTGA
- a CDS encoding ABC transporter permease gives MTVRAAPAPATLSRPLPDSLMSPLRRFATSWEALLLAVAAAVFVANSLASPYFLDVWNLSDATFNFTEKSIIALAMAFVVMAGEIDLSVGGIVALSSTAMGEAAAAGVGTPGLVAVGLGVGAACGLFNGLLVARLGLPSIMATIGTMSLYRGVSYLALGDGVLKDYPAGFGWFGQGYVAGPLSFEFACFLVLAVIAGVALHRTVFGRAVRAIGSNPFAALFSGLRVGRIRLVLFLLTGLASGLAAVMLTGRLGSTRPSIALGWELDVVTIVVLGGISIQGGSGTVPGVVIAAFVMGLVTYGLGLLNVPGIVMSIVVGALLIGTIALPILVGRALRRRRAA, from the coding sequence ATGACCGTCCGAGCCGCGCCGGCCCCGGCCACCCTGTCCCGCCCCCTCCCGGACAGCCTCATGTCGCCACTCAGGCGCTTCGCCACGAGCTGGGAAGCCCTGCTGCTCGCCGTGGCGGCGGCCGTGTTCGTCGCCAACTCCCTGGCGTCGCCCTACTTCCTCGACGTCTGGAACCTGAGCGACGCCACCTTCAATTTCACCGAGAAGTCCATCATCGCGCTGGCCATGGCGTTCGTCGTCATGGCGGGCGAGATCGACCTGTCGGTCGGCGGCATCGTGGCGCTGTCGTCCACCGCCATGGGCGAGGCAGCGGCGGCCGGGGTGGGCACCCCCGGGCTCGTCGCGGTGGGGCTCGGCGTCGGGGCCGCCTGCGGTCTGTTCAACGGGCTGCTGGTGGCCCGCCTCGGCCTGCCGTCCATCATGGCCACAATCGGCACCATGAGCCTGTACCGCGGCGTCAGCTACCTCGCGCTCGGCGACGGCGTGCTCAAGGACTATCCGGCCGGTTTCGGCTGGTTCGGCCAGGGCTACGTCGCGGGGCCGCTGTCCTTCGAGTTCGCCTGCTTCCTCGTCCTCGCCGTCATAGCCGGGGTCGCGCTGCACCGCACGGTCTTCGGCCGCGCCGTCCGGGCCATCGGCAGCAATCCTTTCGCGGCGCTGTTCTCGGGCCTGCGGGTCGGGCGCATCCGCCTCGTCCTGTTCCTGCTCACCGGCCTCGCGTCCGGGCTCGCCGCCGTGATGCTCACGGGGCGGCTCGGCTCCACGCGGCCCTCCATCGCGCTCGGCTGGGAGCTCGATGTCGTCACCATCGTGGTGCTCGGCGGCATCTCCATCCAGGGCGGATCCGGCACGGTGCCGGGCGTCGTCATCGCGGCCTTCGTGATGGGACTCGTCACCTACGGGCTCGGGCTGCTGAACGTGCCGGGCATCGTCATGTCGATCGTCGTCGGCGCCCTGCTGATCGGCACCATCGCGCTGCCGATCCTGGTCGGCCGGGCGCTGCGCCGACGGAGGGCTGCATGA
- a CDS encoding L-rhamnose mutarotase: MSSDPVPHVPVTHDSATHEKHAFAMRLRPGYADEYRRRHDAIWPELAALLRGAGVADYSIHLEPDTGLLFAVLWRRREHSMDALPDHPVMRRWWAHMADLMETEPSNAPRVLPLAPMFHLP, encoded by the coding sequence ATGAGCTCCGATCCCGTCCCTCACGTCCCCGTCACGCACGATTCCGCCACGCATGAGAAGCACGCCTTCGCGATGCGGCTGAGGCCCGGCTACGCGGACGAGTACCGCCGCCGCCACGACGCGATCTGGCCCGAGCTCGCGGCGCTGCTGCGCGGGGCCGGCGTGGCGGACTATTCCATCCACCTCGAGCCCGACACAGGCCTTCTCTTCGCCGTGCTGTGGCGTCGGCGCGAACATTCCATGGACGCCCTGCCGGACCACCCCGTGATGCGCCGCTGGTGGGCCCACATGGCCGATCTCATGGAGACGGAGCCGTCGAACGCGCCGCGCGTGCTGCCGCTCGCGCCGATGTTCCACCTGCCGTGA
- a CDS encoding glutathione S-transferase family protein, with protein sequence MIDFHYWPTPNGWKVSIMLEETGLPYRMLPVDIRRGEQHRPAFLRVSPNGRMPAIVDHDAQGGSLSVFESGAILLHLAEKAGRFAPTTPRGRTALNEWLFWQVGNLGPMAGQLSHFRNYALGEHPYALDRYAAEYRRCLGVLEQRLEGRNYILDDYGIADMASWPWVLIAKPLGQSLGDLPNVSRWRAAIRDRPAVQRGVDLAKELRRSAPPTEEERRILFNQTSES encoded by the coding sequence GTGATCGACTTCCATTACTGGCCGACGCCGAACGGCTGGAAGGTATCGATCATGCTGGAGGAAACGGGGCTGCCCTACCGCATGCTGCCCGTCGACATCCGGCGCGGCGAGCAGCACCGGCCCGCGTTCCTCCGCGTCAGCCCCAACGGCCGCATGCCCGCCATCGTCGACCACGACGCGCAGGGCGGGTCCCTTTCGGTGTTCGAGTCGGGCGCGATCCTGCTGCACTTGGCCGAGAAGGCAGGCCGCTTCGCGCCAACCACGCCGCGCGGTCGCACGGCGCTGAACGAGTGGCTGTTCTGGCAGGTGGGCAATCTCGGTCCCATGGCTGGCCAGCTCAGCCATTTTCGCAACTACGCGCTCGGCGAGCATCCCTACGCACTCGATCGCTACGCGGCCGAGTACCGCCGCTGCCTCGGCGTTCTGGAGCAGCGTCTCGAAGGGCGCAACTACATCCTGGACGATTACGGTATCGCCGACATGGCGTCCTGGCCCTGGGTTCTGATCGCCAAGCCGCTCGGGCAATCGCTCGGCGACCTCCCCAATGTGTCGCGCTGGCGCGCCGCGATCCGCGACCGGCCGGCCGTGCAGCGCGGCGTCGACCTCGCGAAAGAGTTGCGCCGCTCCGCCCCGCCCACGGAGGAGGAGCGCCGCATCCTGTTCAACCAGACATCAGAGTCGTGA
- a CDS encoding FGGY-family carbohydrate kinase, with translation MSAVVPRRVAVLDVGKTNVKLVVVDAIEGGEMWTRAAPNRVRAEGPYPHADVDAIDAFLLDALVDAAAAVGVDAVSITAHGATGALVGTGGLALPVLDYEHDGPDAVADDYARVRPAFEETFSPRLPGGLNLGAQLFWQAAAFPDAFARASAFLTYPQYWAWRLTGVAATEATSLGCHTDLWAPGRSAFSSLVGRMGWGGLMAPVRSAFDVLGPLRPELAARVGVGGTVPVCCGLHDSNASLLPHLQGRGGPQTIVSTGTWVVAFAVGGALDRLDAARDMLANVDAHGRPVPSARFMGGREFDRLTEGRAEAPDAACVASVLRRGVMAWPSFAPGSGPFPGAAGRWSTDPAGLSAPERTAAASLYAALMTATCLDLLGAAGSITIEGPFARNALYREALARLSGHTVLASSGATGTSSGAAGLFANPARTEAVLTPLFDGRDLSSATFADYASRWRECAGY, from the coding sequence GTGAGCGCGGTTGTCCCCCGCAGGGTGGCGGTGCTCGATGTCGGCAAGACCAACGTCAAGCTCGTCGTGGTCGACGCGATCGAGGGCGGCGAGATGTGGACCCGCGCGGCGCCGAACCGCGTCCGCGCCGAGGGCCCGTACCCGCATGCCGACGTCGACGCCATCGACGCCTTCCTGCTCGACGCCCTGGTGGACGCCGCCGCGGCGGTCGGGGTCGACGCGGTCTCGATCACGGCGCACGGTGCCACGGGCGCGCTGGTCGGCACCGGCGGTCTCGCCCTGCCGGTGCTCGACTACGAACACGACGGACCGGACGCGGTCGCGGACGATTACGCGCGGGTCCGCCCCGCCTTCGAAGAGACCTTTTCGCCGCGGCTGCCGGGCGGGCTGAACCTCGGCGCTCAGCTGTTCTGGCAGGCGGCGGCTTTTCCCGACGCCTTCGCCCGCGCGTCCGCATTCCTGACCTACCCGCAATATTGGGCGTGGCGCCTGACCGGCGTCGCCGCTACCGAGGCGACCTCGCTCGGCTGCCATACGGACCTGTGGGCGCCGGGGCGCAGCGCGTTCTCGTCGCTCGTCGGGCGCATGGGCTGGGGTGGGCTCATGGCCCCGGTGCGGTCCGCCTTCGACGTCTTGGGGCCGCTTCGGCCCGAACTCGCGGCCCGCGTCGGCGTCGGCGGGACCGTGCCGGTCTGCTGCGGGCTGCACGACTCCAACGCGTCCCTGCTGCCGCACCTGCAGGGCCGGGGCGGGCCTCAGACGATCGTGTCGACCGGCACCTGGGTCGTCGCCTTCGCGGTCGGCGGCGCACTCGATCGGCTCGACGCCGCGCGGGACATGCTGGCCAACGTCGACGCCCACGGCCGGCCGGTGCCCTCGGCCCGCTTCATGGGCGGGCGTGAGTTCGACCGGTTGACGGAGGGGCGGGCGGAGGCGCCCGACGCCGCCTGCGTGGCGTCGGTTCTGAGGCGGGGCGTGATGGCTTGGCCGAGCTTCGCCCCCGGCAGTGGCCCCTTTCCGGGCGCGGCGGGCCGCTGGTCGACCGATCCGGCCGGCCTATCCGCGCCGGAGCGGACCGCGGCGGCCAGCCTCTATGCAGCTCTGATGACGGCGACCTGCCTTGACCTGCTCGGCGCGGCGGGCAGCATAACGATCGAGGGGCCTTTCGCGCGCAATGCGCTGTACCGCGAAGCTCTGGCACGGCTCTCCGGGCACACTGTGCTGGCCTCATCGGGCGCGACGGGCACGAGTTCGGGCGCCGCGGGCCTCTTCGCTAACCCTGCGAGGACAGAGGCGGTCTTGACGCCTCTCTTCGATGGACGGGATCTGTCGAGCGCGACTTTCGCCGATTACGCGTCACGATGGCGGGAGTGCGCAGGGTACTGA
- a CDS encoding CaiB/BaiF CoA transferase family protein, protein MPGPLDSIRVIDLTSMISGPLATMMLGDQGAEVIKVEAPGGGDHTRAAANRRGGMSASFLHNNRSKRSAVLDLKAEAGRAALLKLAATADVFVQNFRPGVAERIGVGEDAIRAVAPSIVYVSISGFGEEGPYRDKPVYDPLVQGVSGLASVQAGSDEARPRLVRTILPDKLSGIVAAQAITAALLARARTGEGQHVRLSMLDAVVAFLWASDMGSQTFVGDSLPQQAAASFADLIYDTADTPISVAVQSDREWRSLARAVDHPEWLDDSRFRGVEDRQRNIDARLELTQSALRGRSAAEWLERLAAADVPCAPVLTRNATLDDPQVRANGIVVEFDHPMAGRVRAARPAARFSGTPAAIGAPAPAYGADTEAVLREAGLGETDIEDLRRGGAFGPEREAGT, encoded by the coding sequence ATGCCAGGACCGCTCGACTCCATCCGCGTGATCGACCTGACCTCGATGATCTCCGGCCCGCTCGCCACCATGATGCTGGGCGACCAGGGGGCCGAGGTCATCAAGGTCGAGGCGCCGGGCGGCGGCGACCACACCCGCGCCGCCGCCAACCGGCGCGGCGGCATGTCGGCCTCGTTCCTGCACAACAACCGCTCGAAGCGCTCCGCCGTGCTCGACCTCAAGGCCGAGGCGGGCCGGGCAGCGCTCCTCAAGCTCGCCGCGACCGCGGATGTGTTCGTGCAGAACTTCCGCCCCGGCGTCGCGGAGCGCATCGGAGTCGGCGAGGATGCGATCCGCGCCGTCGCGCCGTCGATCGTCTACGTATCGATCAGCGGGTTCGGCGAGGAAGGCCCCTACCGCGACAAGCCCGTCTACGACCCGCTCGTGCAGGGCGTGTCGGGCCTCGCTTCCGTGCAGGCGGGATCCGACGAGGCCCGGCCGCGGCTCGTGCGCACCATCCTTCCCGACAAGCTTTCCGGCATCGTGGCCGCGCAGGCCATCACGGCGGCGCTCCTCGCCCGTGCCCGCACCGGCGAAGGCCAGCACGTGCGGCTGTCGATGCTCGACGCCGTCGTGGCCTTCCTGTGGGCCTCCGACATGGGGAGTCAGACGTTCGTGGGCGACAGCCTGCCCCAGCAGGCCGCGGCGAGCTTCGCCGACCTGATCTACGACACGGCCGACACGCCGATCAGCGTCGCGGTGCAGTCCGACCGCGAGTGGCGCTCGCTCGCTCGCGCGGTCGACCACCCGGAATGGCTCGACGACTCGCGCTTCCGTGGCGTCGAGGATCGCCAGCGCAACATCGACGCACGATTGGAGCTGACGCAGTCCGCGCTGCGGGGCCGGTCCGCTGCCGAATGGCTGGAACGGCTGGCGGCCGCCGACGTGCCCTGCGCTCCAGTCCTCACCCGCAACGCCACGCTCGACGACCCACAGGTTCGGGCCAATGGCATCGTCGTCGAGTTCGACCATCCCATGGCGGGTCGGGTGCGCGCCGCGCGGCCCGCGGCGCGCTTTTCCGGCACCCCGGCGGCGATCGGTGCGCCCGCGCCGGCCTACGGCGCCGACACGGAAGCGGTGCTGCGCGAGGCGGGGCTCGGCGAAACCGACATCGAGGATCTGCGGCGGGGTGGCGCCTTCGGGCCGGAGCGGGAGGCGGGAACGTGA